DNA sequence from the Hoylesella buccalis ATCC 35310 genome:
TTATCCGCGTTCGCCCTACGCCGTGGCCAAGTTGTATGGCTTTTGGATTATGAAGAATTATCGCGAAAGTTATGGCATGTATTGCTGCAACGGCATTCTGTTCAATCATGAGAGCGAGCGTAGAGGAGAAACTTTTGTGACGCGAAAGATTACCTTGGCAGCGGCACGTATCGCACATGGGCTGCAAGATAAACTGTATTTAGGTAACTTGGACGCTCGACGCGACTGGGGCTATGCACCCGATTATGTGCAGTGCATGTGGTTGATGTTGCAGCAAGAGCAGCCTGATGACTTCGTCATTGCTACAGGCGAGTATTATAGTGTACGCGATTTTGCCACCTTGGCATTCCATTATGCGGGCATCGAGCTTGAATGGCGTGATAAGGGGATGAATGAGAAGGGTATTGACAAGGCGACGGGAAAGGTGCTTGTGGAGGTAGATCCCAAGTATTTCCGTCCTGCGGAGGTTGAGCAGTTGCTTGGTGACCCCACGAAGGCAAAAGAGAAACTTGGGTGGAATCCTCGCCAAACCAGCTTTGAAGAACTGGTGAAGCGAATGACGGAGTTTGATTTGAAGAATGTGAAAAAATAGGGAAAACAGCTTTTTTTCTTTCTAGATAACCCAGTTTTCCTAGATTACCTAGTATTCCTAGATTACCTAGTATTCCTAGATTTCCTAGCACTCCTAGGATTCCTAGTGTTCCTAGGAAATCAACAAACCCATCCATTCATCATGGCATTATCAAAAACATCTAAAATATACATCGCTGGGCACCATGGCTTAGTGGGTTCTGCCATCTGGAAGAATCTTGAAGCAAGAGGGTACAGCCAACTGATAGGGCGCAGCCATAGCGAATTAGATTTAACCAATCAGCAGGCCGTTGACGACTTTTTCAAGACAGAACGTCCTGATGCGGTAGTGTTAGCCGCTGCCTTTGTGGGAGGTATCATGGCGAATAGTCTGTACAGAGCCGACTTCATCATGCAAAACATGATGATGCAATGCAACGTGATTTCATCGGCTTATAAATATGGTGTGAAAAAACTACTCTTCTTGGGGTCTACCTGCATCTATCCAAAGAATGCACCACAGCCCATGAAAGAGGATGTGTTGTTGACCTCGCCGTTAGAGTACACCAACGAAGAATATGCCATTGCCAAGATTGCTGGACTGAAGATGTGCGAGAGCTATAACCTGCAATATGGGACGAACTATATTGCGGTGATGCCCACCAATCTATATGGGCCCAATGACAACTTCCACCTGGAGAACAGTCATGTGATGCCTGCCATGATGCGTAAGATATATTTGGCTAAACTGATTCATGAGGATAACTGGGAAGCCATTAGGGTAGATATGAACAAACGACCCATCAATCCTGTACAAACTTTGGCAGAGCAGATAGGAAAAGACAATGTTGACGGTGGGTGTAGTCAAGAACGTATCTTGCAGGCGTTGAAGTTTTATGGCATAGAAGACAACAAGGTAACACTTTGGGGAACAGGCTCGCCATTGCGCGAGTTCCTTTGGAGTGAGGATATGGCAGATGCTTCGGTACACATCCTACTCAATGTAGACTTTAAGGATATCATCGGCATTGAGAAATATTCGAGCGTGTTTTACGGCACTGCTACCAACGGTGAGGTAAATCGCAACAATAGCGAGGGGCGTGGCGGTGCTATCCCCTCTCTTGGCGAGATACGCAACTGTCATATTAATATAGGTACGGGAAAGGAACTGACCATCAAGCAACTTTCCGAACTCATTGTACGAACCATTGACTTTACAGGAACCGTTGCATGGGACGAAAGCAAACCCGACGGAACTCCACGCAAGCTCATCGATGTGTCGAAGCTGCACTCTTTAGGTTGGACGCACAAAGTGGAAATAGAACAGGGCGTGCAGAAGTTATACGATTGGTATAAGCAGTCGCTGCAAGGATAGAATGCTATCTGATTTTTACTCCATTCCATTATAAAATTAGCATCATGGAATCTATCGAAATTAAAGGCTATAAATCAATTAGAGATTTGAAGCTGAAATTGTCACCCGTTAATATATTAATAGGTGCAAATGGCAGTGGAAAGTCTAATTTGTTGTCTTTTTTTGAACTGTTGAAAAATATGTATCTTCAACGGTTGAAAGAATATGTGGCTTTGCATGGAGGAATGGATAAATTCTTGTTTGAGGGAAGCAAGATAACAGATACGATTTATTCTCATCTTGATTTTGGTAAAAATGGTTATTCCTTTGAGTTGAAAGCTGGTACAGAGGGGTTTGTATTTACCAAGGAGGGACTATGGTATGCTAACAATCCGCATAAGGATAATCCCATGGATATATCTTCTTTTCAGACCGAATCAAAGCTTAATGATTCATCCGCTCCGCGAGCAAATTTCATCAAGAATTACTTGGCTGGTTTAGAGAAGTACCATTTCCACGATACCAGCGAGCATTCGCCATTTACACAGTGGTCAAATATACATAATGATATTTACCGCTTATATGATAAAGGTCAAAATTTAGCAGCTTTCTTGTATCATATTAAAAATGATAATCTGCAAAAGTATAATTTTATCGTTAAAACGGTACAGAGCATAGCGCCATACTTTCGTGATTTCTCTTTTCATCCTAATGCGAAAGGGGATTTGAGATTGCAATGGGAAGATCGGTATAGTTCTATGGTGTATGGTGTTAATGATTTGTCAGATGGTACGATGCGTTTTATCGCTCTTTCTACTTTATTCCTTCAGCCAACCTTACCTCAAGTAATCATCATTGACGAGCCTGAGTTAGGATTGCATCCTGCCGCCATTAGTAAGTTGGCAGGGCTTATTAAGTCGGCAGCCGCAAAAGGATGTCAGGTGATAATAGCCACACAATCGACAGAATTGCTTTCCAATTTTGAACCACAAGATGTAGTTACCGTAGACCAGATAAATGGTGAGAGTCATTTTGAGCGATTGGATGCAGACCAACTTTCTCAATGGGTTGATGAATATACACTGGACGAATTGTGGAAGCTTAGCATTATCAGCAAAGCCCAACCAAACACCTGATAAGGATGTCAGTAAAACGACTGATTATAATATGTGAGGGAGAGACAGAGCAAGAGTTTTGCAAAGCCCTGTTGATGCCTGAGTTGTCTAAGCAGAACATCAGTGTATACTGCCCACGCATAAAAAAGTCAATGGGGGGAATTGTTAAGTGGGACGATTTGAGAAAGCAGATATTAAATCATCTCAG
Encoded proteins:
- the gmd gene encoding GDP-mannose 4,6-dehydratase; protein product: MTSSKVALITGITGQDGSYLAEFLIDKGYEVHGLLRRSSSFNTGRIEHLYLDEWVRDMKKDRLVNLHWADMTDSSSLIRIIGEIHPTEIYNLAAQSHVKVSFDVPEYTADTDAIGVLRLLEAVRICGLEKSCRIYQASTSELFGKVQEVPQRETTPFYPRSPYAVAKLYGFWIMKNYRESYGMYCCNGILFNHESERRGETFVTRKITLAAARIAHGLQDKLYLGNLDARRDWGYAPDYVQCMWLMLQQEQPDDFVIATGEYYSVRDFATLAFHYAGIELEWRDKGMNEKGIDKATGKVLVEVDPKYFRPAEVEQLLGDPTKAKEKLGWNPRQTSFEELVKRMTEFDLKNVKK
- a CDS encoding GDP-L-fucose synthase family protein, whose translation is MALSKTSKIYIAGHHGLVGSAIWKNLEARGYSQLIGRSHSELDLTNQQAVDDFFKTERPDAVVLAAAFVGGIMANSLYRADFIMQNMMMQCNVISSAYKYGVKKLLFLGSTCIYPKNAPQPMKEDVLLTSPLEYTNEEYAIAKIAGLKMCESYNLQYGTNYIAVMPTNLYGPNDNFHLENSHVMPAMMRKIYLAKLIHEDNWEAIRVDMNKRPINPVQTLAEQIGKDNVDGGCSQERILQALKFYGIEDNKVTLWGTGSPLREFLWSEDMADASVHILLNVDFKDIIGIEKYSSVFYGTATNGEVNRNNSEGRGGAIPSLGEIRNCHINIGTGKELTIKQLSELIVRTIDFTGTVAWDESKPDGTPRKLIDVSKLHSLGWTHKVEIEQGVQKLYDWYKQSLQG
- a CDS encoding AAA family ATPase; the encoded protein is MESIEIKGYKSIRDLKLKLSPVNILIGANGSGKSNLLSFFELLKNMYLQRLKEYVALHGGMDKFLFEGSKITDTIYSHLDFGKNGYSFELKAGTEGFVFTKEGLWYANNPHKDNPMDISSFQTESKLNDSSAPRANFIKNYLAGLEKYHFHDTSEHSPFTQWSNIHNDIYRLYDKGQNLAAFLYHIKNDNLQKYNFIVKTVQSIAPYFRDFSFHPNAKGDLRLQWEDRYSSMVYGVNDLSDGTMRFIALSTLFLQPTLPQVIIIDEPELGLHPAAISKLAGLIKSAAAKGCQVIIATQSTELLSNFEPQDVVTVDQINGESHFERLDADQLSQWVDEYTLDELWKLSIISKAQPNT